Proteins from a genomic interval of Thamnophis elegans isolate rThaEle1 chromosome 2, rThaEle1.pri, whole genome shotgun sequence:
- the LOC116502916 gene encoding olfactory receptor 2G3-like, giving the protein MNKEISWENQSYQGEFILLGVADRPHLEMLLFALVLVCYMMTLLGNSTIIVVSRLDPGLHTPMYFFLSNLSFLDICFTTSLGPHMLVTFWRNSKTISYGACVAELYISLALGSIECILLAVMAYDRYAAICHPLHYTTIMSHSLCFTMAAISWISGFSNSLVHTVMILRLPLCGRNQVDHFFCELPAFLQLACVDTSLNEVVMFSTSVLFLLVPVSLITVSYGYIAAAVLRIHSAEGRKRAFNTCSSHLMVVWLFYGTAIFNYFQPLSISSRDRRKMISLFYTFVTTMLNPLIYTLRNKEVHKALHRLMKKN; this is encoded by the coding sequence ATGAACAAGGAAATCTCATGGGAAAACCAAAGCTACCAAGGAGAATTCATCCTGCTGGGGGTGGCTGACCGGCCACACTTGGAGATGTTGCTCTTTGCCCTTGTTCTTGTTTGCTACATGATGACCCTCCTGGGTAACTCTACTATCATTGTTGTGTCGAGACTAGATCCAGGACTCCACACTCCCATGTATTTCTTCCTTAGCAATCTTTCCTTCCTTGACATCTGCTTCACCACCAGCCTTGGGCCCCACATGCTGGTGACCTTCTGGAGAAACAGCAAGACCATCTCTTATGGTGCCTGTGTGGCTGAGCTCTACATCTCCCTTGCTCTGGGCTCCATAGAATGTATTTTGTTAGCTGTCATGGCCTATGATCGCTATGCTGCCATCTGTCACCCACTGCACTACACTACCATTATGAGCCACTCTCTGTGTTTCACGATGGCTGCTATCTCCTGGATAAGTGGCTTCAGCAACTCACTAGTTCACACCGTGATGATTCTAAGGCTTCCACTGTGTGGACGGAATCAAGTGGatcatttcttttgtgagctccCTGCCTTTCTTCAATTGGCTTGTGTTGACACTTCACTTAATGAGGTTGTAATGTTTTCTACTAGTGTATTGTTCCTCCTAGTACCAGTTAGTCTCATCACAGTCTCTTATGGCTATATAGCTGCTGCAGTACTGAGGATTCACTCAgctgagggaaggaagagagcctTCAACACTTGTTCTTCCCACTTGATGGTGGTCTGGCTCTTCTATGGCACAGCCATTTTCAATTATTTCCAGCCTCTGTCCATCTCCTCCCGTGATCGACGCAAGATGATTTCCCTTTTCTACACCTTTGTCACCACCATGCTTAACCCACTGATCTACACTCTGAGGAACAAAGAGGTGCATAAAGCTCTCCACAGACTAATGAAGAAGAACTAA